In one Flavobacteriales bacterium genomic region, the following are encoded:
- a CDS encoding T9SS type A sorting domain-containing protein, with translation MKVLHSAAVLALACFIAGTTSAQNVDIGLHRNGDRLEVHLRPTADFDGIVSSLVFTIRWDRSTGATLGTLQQEGAAAQYMPVRRSGGAHEHGTFNYQVFAGFGMTPMASLEEDWKAGEEIVVASIPVSGKGEFELINDAWTREVAHNANYYISLGGQDRTGAIYKGLATAEESGGVTIQPNPNNGRFTVSITSAAPADVTVELHNALGQSVYNETLRAFEGRYTKEMDLTSMSNGAYYLKVKRNGETSTHKVVYR, from the coding sequence ATGAAGGTCCTTCACTCCGCAGCCGTGCTTGCACTGGCTTGCTTCATCGCAGGGACGACCAGCGCCCAGAACGTTGATATCGGCCTGCATCGCAATGGCGATCGCTTGGAGGTGCATCTGCGCCCCACGGCTGACTTCGATGGTATCGTTTCCAGCCTGGTCTTCACCATCCGGTGGGACCGCTCCACGGGTGCCACGCTCGGCACGCTCCAGCAGGAGGGCGCTGCGGCGCAATACATGCCGGTCCGCCGCAGCGGAGGTGCCCATGAGCATGGAACGTTCAATTACCAGGTCTTCGCCGGATTCGGCATGACGCCGATGGCATCCCTCGAGGAGGATTGGAAGGCGGGTGAGGAGATTGTCGTGGCATCCATTCCTGTCAGCGGCAAGGGCGAATTCGAGCTCATCAACGATGCTTGGACGCGTGAGGTGGCGCACAACGCCAACTACTACATCTCCCTCGGGGGGCAGGATCGCACCGGTGCCATCTATAAGGGGCTTGCGACGGCCGAGGAGAGCGGCGGTGTCACCATCCAGCCGAATCCGAACAATGGCCGTTTCACCGTGTCAATCACCTCGGCCGCGCCGGCGGATGTGACCGTTGAGCTCCATAATGCGCTTGGCCAATCGGTATACAACGAGACCCTACGCGCTTTCGAGGGCCGCTACACCAAGGAGATGGACCTCACGAGCATGAGCAATGGCGCGTACTACCTGAAGGTGAAGCGCAACGGCGAGACCTCCACCCACAAGGTGGTCTACCGCTGA
- a CDS encoding PD-(D/E)XK nuclease family protein, giving the protein MGPFLDRLAEALLSTHGQALDRVAVVLPSRRAGLHLRKYLARRHGRALWSPEVLDPGAFLARIAGWRQGTSTELLLMLHQCHRAVSGAQAEPLHEFLQWGPTTLRDLSEVDAHLLDLDQVYKDLRAYHEIETWSLKGSEFLTASQQRTVASWEGTGRLHRLFTERMHERGVGTSGAIARRAASITGGGTWSSPWASVWVAGLNALDPATTAVLKHLQRLGVLQLAWDGDRHYVESPDHEAGRFLRRSMEAFGTGSLALGNLISERQRRISLRTSPDRMTMVADAAAWVHRLPQADRTDTVIVLADEGLLLPLLEAMPADMGPVNISMGVPLDSLPVHGLVEKYLGLFDGSGRIPTAGLIDLVTHPLLHQGPATLALTAALRATQQIRLSPDRINTELKRAGVASAATVALCAGPLTPSAAVQALIGWGRQARPTDALAQEQLFVVARLERELAIALAQADGPSERIPEFLAVRKRLLGHAELALFGEPLEGLQIMGLLETRAIDFKRVLIVGATEGTLIGRDEPMSWIPFDLRRHYRLPLRADAEAIGSYHIHRLLHQAEEVVLLHATGSDGSAPARFLDLWAHELVPRSATILQRTELAATCHPRPKARPHAEKAPWVLERLHDLTAKGLSPSALGVWLRCPLDFHARYVLGVKELEAPGTELGSDALGTAVHKALEALYRKWLGSPLDADRVREAAGSVEALLFRELSGRFDRAMLESGSFLLQRSMAADSLARHLAAEAHRVARSVTIPLAVEQPMAAALPGGLRMRGTCDRLELRDGVLHILDLKTGGVREEQLRIKDLSREALHPRSQFALQLLMYATMALEADPALPAVRAGIIPLRTPSQSGGIWLTIGRDPDIRREQLPAMRDLITMLVQELLDPHRPFVHNPDSRHCLSCLRG; this is encoded by the coding sequence ATGGGACCATTCCTTGACCGCCTTGCCGAGGCCTTGCTGAGCACGCATGGCCAGGCGCTCGATCGCGTGGCGGTGGTGCTGCCGAGCCGAAGAGCGGGCCTGCACCTGCGAAAGTACCTTGCCCGACGCCATGGCCGCGCGCTCTGGAGTCCCGAGGTGCTGGACCCCGGGGCCTTCCTGGCCCGGATCGCCGGCTGGCGGCAAGGCACTTCCACTGAGCTCCTGCTGATGCTCCATCAGTGCCACAGGGCCGTCTCCGGCGCGCAGGCAGAGCCCTTGCATGAATTCCTACAGTGGGGACCGACCACCTTGCGGGACCTGAGCGAGGTGGATGCGCATCTCCTGGACCTCGACCAGGTGTACAAGGACCTGCGGGCATACCATGAGATCGAGACCTGGAGCCTGAAGGGGTCGGAATTCCTGACCGCCTCGCAACAGCGCACCGTGGCCAGCTGGGAGGGCACGGGCCGGCTGCATAGGTTGTTCACCGAACGGATGCACGAGCGCGGTGTGGGCACTTCGGGCGCCATTGCGCGGCGGGCTGCATCGATCACGGGAGGCGGCACATGGTCCTCGCCATGGGCCTCCGTCTGGGTTGCCGGCCTGAATGCACTCGACCCGGCCACCACTGCCGTATTGAAGCACCTGCAACGGCTGGGTGTGCTGCAACTGGCATGGGATGGGGACCGCCATTATGTGGAATCGCCCGACCATGAGGCCGGCCGCTTCCTGCGCCGGTCCATGGAGGCCTTTGGAACCGGCAGCCTCGCCTTGGGCAATCTGATCAGCGAACGGCAACGGCGGATCTCCCTGCGCACCAGCCCCGATCGAATGACCATGGTGGCCGACGCGGCCGCCTGGGTGCACCGCTTGCCCCAAGCCGACCGTACCGACACGGTCATCGTGCTCGCCGACGAGGGATTGCTGCTCCCCCTGCTGGAGGCGATGCCCGCCGATATGGGACCGGTGAACATCTCCATGGGTGTGCCGCTGGACTCGTTGCCGGTCCACGGGCTGGTGGAGAAGTACCTGGGGCTCTTCGATGGATCCGGCCGTATTCCCACGGCGGGCCTCATCGATCTTGTCACGCATCCGCTGCTCCATCAAGGCCCGGCAACGCTGGCTCTGACGGCAGCCTTGCGCGCCACGCAGCAGATTCGCCTGAGCCCCGATAGGATCAACACCGAATTGAAGCGGGCAGGCGTGGCCTCGGCGGCGACGGTCGCACTTTGCGCCGGACCACTCACTCCTTCAGCAGCTGTCCAGGCTCTCATCGGGTGGGGCAGGCAGGCCCGGCCCACCGATGCGCTGGCTCAGGAACAGCTGTTCGTCGTTGCCCGCCTCGAGCGCGAGCTGGCCATCGCCCTGGCGCAGGCCGACGGACCATCGGAGCGCATCCCCGAATTCCTGGCCGTGCGCAAGCGCCTGCTGGGGCATGCGGAGCTGGCGCTTTTCGGTGAGCCCTTGGAAGGGCTGCAGATCATGGGGTTGCTTGAGACGCGGGCCATCGACTTCAAGCGGGTGCTGATCGTGGGCGCCACGGAGGGAACCCTCATCGGCAGGGATGAGCCGATGAGCTGGATCCCCTTCGACCTGCGACGGCACTACCGGCTTCCGTTGAGGGCCGATGCCGAGGCCATAGGTAGTTATCACATCCACCGGCTGCTCCACCAGGCCGAGGAGGTTGTTCTGCTGCACGCTACAGGCAGCGACGGCTCCGCGCCAGCCCGATTCCTTGACCTTTGGGCGCACGAGCTTGTACCGCGCAGCGCAACCATACTGCAGCGGACCGAACTGGCTGCGACCTGCCACCCGCGGCCGAAAGCGAGGCCGCATGCGGAAAAGGCCCCGTGGGTCCTGGAGCGCCTGCACGACCTTACTGCCAAAGGCCTTTCACCATCGGCGCTGGGCGTTTGGCTCCGGTGCCCCTTGGACTTCCATGCCCGTTACGTCCTGGGCGTGAAGGAGCTCGAAGCACCCGGCACCGAGCTTGGGAGCGATGCGCTCGGCACCGCCGTCCACAAGGCCCTGGAGGCCCTCTACCGCAAATGGCTCGGGAGCCCGCTGGATGCGGATCGGGTGAGGGAGGCTGCCGGCTCGGTGGAGGCGCTCCTATTTCGCGAGCTCTCCGGCCGCTTCGACCGTGCCATGCTCGAGTCGGGGAGCTTCCTCTTGCAGCGGTCCATGGCCGCCGATTCCCTGGCCAGGCATTTGGCCGCCGAGGCGCACCGCGTGGCGAGGTCCGTCACCATCCCCCTTGCGGTGGAGCAACCGATGGCTGCAGCACTGCCCGGCGGCCTGCGCATGCGAGGCACCTGCGATCGACTGGAGCTCCGGGATGGTGTGCTGCACATATTGGACCTCAAGACGGGAGGCGTGCGCGAGGAACAGCTCCGTATTAAGGACCTTAGCCGTGAAGCGCTGCATCCACGCAGCCAATTCGCACTTCAGCTGCTCATGTACGCGACGATGGCGCTGGAAGCCGACCCGGCCCTGCCCGCGGTACGTGCCGGAATCATCCCGCTGCGCACCCCATCGCAGTCCGGCGGCATCTGGCTCACCATTGGCCGCGACCCGGATATCAGACGCGAGCAATTGCCCGCCATGCGCGACCTGATCACAATGCTGGTGCAGGAATTGCTCGACCCGCATCGGCCCTTCGTGCACAACCCGGATAGCCGGCATTGCCTAAGCTGCCTGCGGGGCTGA
- a CDS encoding response regulator transcription factor, giving the protein MAEERILLVEDEASLRTTLKLNLELEGYGVTTASSGPDALDRLRGAHFDLVIMDVMLPGIDGFTVVETIRLEGNQVPVLFLTARNEAADRVRGLRAGDDHLGKPFDLTELLLRVGKLIARSAKQQDSPPPQRFAFTGGSIDFDRFEAIGVDGVHHQLTQRETLLLRLLVDKAGEVVSREEILKKVWGYNVFPTTRTVDNFIVAFRKYFEADPRQPKHFHSIRGVGYKFTP; this is encoded by the coding sequence ATGGCCGAAGAACGGATCCTGCTTGTGGAGGACGAGGCCTCCTTGCGGACTACCCTCAAGCTCAACCTGGAGCTGGAGGGCTATGGCGTAACCACCGCATCATCGGGCCCTGATGCCCTGGATCGGCTGCGCGGCGCCCATTTCGATTTGGTCATCATGGATGTGATGCTGCCAGGCATTGACGGGTTCACCGTGGTGGAGACGATCCGTTTGGAGGGGAATCAGGTGCCCGTCCTGTTCCTTACGGCCCGGAATGAAGCGGCGGACCGGGTCAGGGGCCTGCGGGCAGGTGATGACCACTTGGGCAAGCCTTTCGACCTTACGGAGCTGCTGCTGCGCGTGGGCAAGCTCATTGCGCGCTCCGCCAAGCAGCAGGACAGCCCGCCTCCCCAGCGCTTCGCGTTCACCGGCGGTTCCATCGATTTCGACCGGTTCGAGGCCATCGGGGTGGACGGAGTGCACCACCAACTCACCCAGCGCGAGACCCTGCTGCTGCGGCTGTTGGTCGATAAGGCAGGGGAGGTGGTATCGCGCGAAGAGATCCTGAAGAAGGTCTGGGGCTATAATGTGTTCCCGACCACACGGACGGTGGACAACTTCATCGTCGCATTCCGCAAGTACTTCGAGGCCGATCCGCGGCAGCCTAAGCACTTCCATTCCATACGGGGAGTGGGCTACAAGTTCACGCCCTGA
- a CDS encoding GNAT family N-acetyltransferase, with amino-acid sequence MSIRWQAKPFQALTLIELHDVLRLREDIFVVEQRCVYHEIDGRDPDCLHLLGHDAGLLVAVARIVPPGDDGLPHIGRVAVRAEHRGRGLAQELMDLALRTLLAERGSRRAALAAQAHLQRFYAEYGFEAIGEEYLWDGIPHVDMRRTED; translated from the coding sequence ATGAGCATCCGTTGGCAGGCGAAGCCGTTCCAAGCGCTCACCCTGATTGAGCTCCACGATGTTCTGCGGCTGCGCGAGGACATCTTCGTGGTGGAGCAACGCTGCGTCTATCACGAGATCGACGGGCGCGACCCGGATTGTCTTCACCTGCTCGGCCATGATGCCGGCCTGCTGGTGGCAGTCGCCCGTATCGTGCCGCCCGGCGATGACGGACTGCCGCACATCGGTCGCGTGGCGGTCCGGGCGGAACATCGCGGACGAGGCCTCGCACAAGAACTGATGGACCTGGCGCTGCGGACCCTCCTTGCCGAACGGGGCTCCCGCCGCGCCGCGCTTGCGGCACAAGCCCATCTCCAGCGTTTCTATGCCGAATACGGTTTCGAGGCTATCGGCGAGGAATACCTCTGGGATGGCATACCCCATGTGGACATGCGCCGTACCGAGGATTGA
- a CDS encoding gliding motility-associated C-terminal domain-containing protein → MKRNLVALALALAMAQEVRATHIIGGELYYDAVGNGLYQVTLKLYRDCSGIAFDPTAAIGVFDGAGGGLLSVQTLTFPGGSFVPITLDSPCLTLPPDVCVETTSYTGLFNLPASPNGYILSYQRCCRTAIIGNLVDPGDLGLTVMTRIPAQPIESNSAPRFNELPPVALCLDAPLSFDHSAADPDGDSLVYSLCTPYNGGTALAPQPNPPAPPPYAPLPWGVGYSEGYPIDSDPSIAIDPATGLLTLTPTLQGNYTVGVMVQEYRNGALINETRRDFLFKVVACDAVVTGGIQPQSEFCTSLTVPFASATAGAQAVHWDFGVPEQTSDTSNAWNPAWTYAEPGTYTVTLIANPGTTCADTAQSTFNVYLAPQPMVRVPPPFCGNQPVMLVADGAFGPNAALNWQLGAGSTPQTSSDSIVQVQFAGPGVHEVSLLVAENGCTAFVTETVMNYALPEASFEADPDPPQLVGTPVVFTDTSDPNGGVIAQWDWLRDGSVFAPSAPTAVWSAGWPATYIIELVITTEEGCSDTASLAYAVEGGPVVVPNVFSPNGDGVNEAFVIPNIEYYPNELSVYGRWGNKVYEARNYRSQWTGEDVPEGTYYYVLVLEDRREYTGHVTILR, encoded by the coding sequence ATGAAGCGGAATCTCGTCGCCTTGGCCCTGGCCTTGGCCATGGCGCAGGAGGTGCGTGCCACGCACATCATCGGCGGGGAGCTCTACTACGACGCGGTTGGAAACGGCCTCTACCAGGTTACGCTTAAGCTGTACCGAGACTGCTCGGGCATCGCGTTCGACCCCACGGCAGCCATCGGTGTCTTCGATGGGGCGGGTGGTGGGTTGCTTTCGGTGCAGACGCTGACCTTCCCGGGTGGCTCCTTTGTCCCGATCACCCTCGATTCCCCATGCTTGACGCTGCCGCCGGATGTCTGCGTGGAGACCACTTCGTACACGGGTCTGTTCAATCTTCCTGCCAGCCCCAACGGCTATATCCTGTCCTATCAGCGCTGCTGCCGCACCGCCATCATCGGCAACCTCGTCGACCCCGGTGACCTGGGCCTTACGGTGATGACGAGGATCCCGGCCCAGCCCATTGAGTCCAATAGCGCGCCGCGATTCAATGAGCTGCCCCCGGTTGCCCTGTGCCTCGATGCGCCGCTCAGCTTCGACCATAGCGCTGCCGATCCGGATGGCGATTCGTTGGTCTATTCGCTGTGTACGCCCTACAACGGTGGCACGGCGCTCGCCCCGCAGCCCAATCCGCCAGCCCCGCCGCCCTACGCCCCTTTGCCATGGGGCGTCGGCTATTCCGAGGGGTACCCGATCGACTCCGACCCGTCCATTGCCATCGACCCCGCAACTGGCCTCCTGACGCTCACGCCCACGCTGCAGGGCAACTACACCGTGGGCGTCATGGTCCAGGAGTACCGGAACGGCGCCCTCATCAATGAGACACGGCGCGACTTCCTCTTCAAGGTGGTGGCCTGCGACGCGGTCGTTACGGGCGGCATACAGCCCCAATCGGAGTTCTGCACCAGCCTGACGGTGCCCTTTGCCAGCGCCACTGCTGGCGCGCAGGCAGTGCATTGGGACTTCGGCGTGCCGGAGCAGACGAGCGATACGAGCAATGCATGGAACCCGGCCTGGACCTATGCCGAGCCCGGTACCTATACCGTGACCTTGATCGCCAACCCCGGGACGACCTGTGCCGATACCGCGCAGTCCACCTTCAATGTCTACCTCGCCCCTCAGCCCATGGTTCGGGTTCCGCCACCATTTTGCGGCAACCAGCCGGTGATGCTCGTTGCCGACGGGGCATTCGGACCGAATGCGGCGCTGAACTGGCAGTTGGGTGCCGGTAGTACGCCCCAGACCAGTTCCGATAGCATCGTTCAGGTGCAGTTCGCCGGTCCGGGGGTGCACGAGGTCTCTTTGCTCGTTGCTGAGAACGGCTGCACGGCATTCGTCACCGAAACGGTCATGAATTACGCACTCCCCGAAGCCTCCTTCGAGGCCGATCCGGACCCGCCTCAGCTCGTGGGCACGCCTGTGGTCTTCACGGATACCAGTGACCCGAATGGCGGTGTCATCGCCCAATGGGACTGGCTGCGCGATGGCTCGGTCTTCGCCCCGTCAGCGCCCACGGCGGTCTGGAGCGCAGGGTGGCCGGCGACCTACATCATCGAACTGGTCATCACCACGGAGGAGGGATGCTCGGACACGGCCTCCTTGGCCTATGCGGTGGAAGGAGGACCGGTGGTAGTGCCCAATGTGTTCAGCCCGAATGGGGATGGGGTGAATGAGGCCTTCGTCATCCCGAACATCGAATACTACCCGAATGAGCTGTCCGTGTATGGCCGATGGGGCAACAAGGTCTACGAGGCCCGCAATTACAGGAGCCAATGGACGGGTGAAGACGTCCCGGAGGGCACCTATTACTATGTCCTGGTGTTGGAGGATCGCCGCGAATACACCGGGCACGTCACCATACTGCGGTAG
- a CDS encoding PKD domain-containing protein, producing MRLLRRLAVLVLALLGAMGAQATHIIGGDMYYDHLGGSQYRVTLRLYRDCGPDNANGTGFDASAQIAVYSASGVLFTSVSVDDPGEEPVPVDLNDPCLSAPPEVCVTTTEYVHIFNLPPSVGGYTISYQRCCRTPAMVNLEGQQGLTCTVTIPGNPNAANGSPRFNDYPPIALCLGQDMSFDHSATDPDGDQLVYELCAPFQGADAFNPAPLAGAPPYDPVNWALGYSATDPINSVPPIAIDPASGQLTVHPTLQGTFTVGVCVSEYRNGVLLGTSRRDFMFRVVACNAAVDAVIAAQGIGQACSLTQAFENQSTGAQTWQWDFGDPATAADVSTAQSPSYTYPAPGSYTVTLIANPGASCADTSTAVYVVAPSLEPTFSVPGPFCGGPQEVTLTVEGDIGTAPSIAWNLGPGAVPATAQGPTVTALFDNSGDHTLTVTVEEFGCSGTFTSTLSVHPQPVADVAEQTVFCASLEQQFVNESSEATSFVWDFGDPAVGNDSSTDESPAWTYGAQGYHTVMLIARNGPYCADTALRVFDVHLPPPAFFFRPPVRCPGEPALLSAIGAASDSPSVLWDLGDAGIPGVSTALEFQAVFPGLGAHPVSLTISEFGCTATYTDSVIVFPVPEVDFTNGTRACVGEAFPFSAQVVAATPFTLRWDLGDGTEATDAELVHAYGDPGVYTVSLTASTNTGCIATVTRTKPGAVEVFPKPVAAFTALPGEVDLMQPLVRITDYASLAAEWSYAIEGGEVDEPSFDHVFQDAGQYTITQIVTTEDGCSDTTSRVVVVSGHFFYAPTAFTPDGDGLNDAWQPSVMGARAYELVVLDRWGREVFRTEDPEQGWSGDGYAQSLYVYRARIKEWGSFSKEYIGHFSLLR from the coding sequence ATGCGCCTCCTCCGACGACTTGCGGTCCTGGTCCTCGCCCTTCTGGGCGCGATGGGCGCCCAAGCGACGCACATCATCGGGGGGGACATGTACTATGACCATTTGGGGGGGAGCCAGTACCGTGTGACGTTGAGGCTCTATCGGGATTGCGGCCCCGACAATGCGAATGGCACCGGGTTCGATGCCTCGGCCCAGATTGCGGTGTATTCCGCTTCAGGCGTGCTCTTCACCAGCGTTTCCGTGGATGACCCCGGCGAGGAACCGGTTCCGGTCGACCTGAATGACCCCTGCCTCTCCGCGCCGCCAGAGGTTTGCGTGACCACGACCGAATACGTGCACATCTTCAACCTGCCCCCTTCCGTCGGAGGCTACACCATCAGTTACCAGCGCTGCTGCCGGACGCCTGCCATGGTCAATCTGGAGGGGCAGCAGGGGCTTACCTGCACGGTGACGATTCCCGGCAACCCGAACGCCGCGAACGGCTCCCCGCGCTTCAACGACTACCCGCCCATCGCGCTCTGCCTGGGACAGGACATGAGTTTCGACCACAGCGCCACCGATCCGGATGGGGACCAATTGGTATACGAGCTATGTGCCCCATTCCAAGGTGCGGATGCCTTCAATCCGGCACCGCTCGCCGGGGCCCCGCCCTACGACCCCGTGAATTGGGCCCTCGGCTATTCGGCCACCGACCCGATCAACAGCGTACCGCCGATCGCCATCGACCCGGCCTCCGGGCAGCTCACCGTGCACCCCACGCTGCAAGGGACCTTCACCGTGGGGGTCTGCGTGTCCGAGTACCGGAACGGCGTCCTCCTGGGTACCTCGCGGCGCGATTTCATGTTCAGGGTGGTCGCTTGCAACGCGGCGGTGGATGCCGTGATCGCCGCGCAGGGCATCGGCCAGGCATGCTCGCTCACACAAGCGTTCGAGAATCAGAGCACCGGTGCGCAGACCTGGCAATGGGACTTCGGCGATCCGGCCACCGCGGCGGACGTCTCCACCGCGCAATCGCCATCCTACACCTATCCGGCACCGGGCAGCTACACCGTGACCCTCATCGCCAATCCGGGTGCCAGCTGTGCCGATACCAGCACGGCCGTTTACGTGGTGGCACCTTCGCTTGAGCCCACCTTCTCGGTGCCGGGGCCATTCTGCGGCGGACCGCAGGAGGTCACGCTCACGGTGGAGGGGGATATCGGCACCGCCCCATCCATCGCATGGAATCTAGGCCCGGGTGCTGTGCCGGCGACGGCCCAAGGCCCAACGGTGACAGCGCTCTTCGACAACAGCGGCGACCACACCTTGACGGTGACCGTTGAGGAGTTCGGTTGCAGCGGCACCTTCACCAGCACCCTCTCCGTTCACCCGCAGCCAGTCGCAGATGTCGCTGAGCAGACCGTTTTCTGCGCCTCCTTGGAACAGCAGTTCGTGAACGAGAGCAGCGAGGCCACCAGTTTCGTTTGGGACTTCGGCGACCCCGCGGTCGGCAATGATAGCAGCACGGATGAGTCGCCGGCGTGGACCTATGGCGCTCAGGGCTACCACACGGTGATGCTCATCGCCCGCAACGGTCCGTATTGCGCGGATACGGCGCTCCGTGTGTTCGATGTGCATCTGCCCCCTCCGGCGTTTTTCTTCAGGCCGCCGGTGCGCTGCCCCGGTGAGCCAGCGCTGCTTTCAGCCATAGGAGCCGCCTCGGATTCGCCCTCAGTGCTGTGGGACCTTGGCGATGCGGGCATCCCGGGGGTCTCCACGGCGCTTGAGTTCCAAGCGGTCTTCCCGGGCCTGGGGGCGCACCCCGTCTCGCTCACCATCTCGGAGTTCGGCTGCACAGCCACCTACACGGATTCGGTGATCGTCTTCCCCGTGCCCGAGGTGGATTTCACCAACGGCACCCGGGCATGCGTCGGGGAAGCCTTCCCTTTCTCCGCCCAGGTCGTGGCGGCCACGCCGTTCACGCTCCGTTGGGACCTGGGCGATGGTACGGAGGCGACGGACGCGGAGCTGGTGCATGCCTACGGTGACCCCGGCGTATACACGGTGTCCCTGACCGCTTCAACGAATACAGGCTGCATCGCCACCGTGACGCGCACCAAGCCCGGAGCGGTGGAGGTCTTCCCCAAGCCCGTGGCGGCATTCACGGCGCTGCCGGGCGAGGTTGACCTGATGCAGCCGCTTGTCCGCATCACCGATTACGCGTCTCTCGCAGCGGAATGGTCCTATGCGATCGAGGGCGGAGAGGTTGACGAGCCCTCATTCGACCATGTGTTCCAGGATGCCGGCCAGTATACCATCACGCAGATCGTCACCACGGAGGACGGATGCTCGGATACCACGTCCCGCGTGGTGGTGGTGAGCGGCCACTTCTTTTACGCGCCCACGGCATTCACGCCGGATGGCGATGGCCTGAACGATGCCTGGCAGCCCTCGGTGATGGGTGCCCGCGCCTATGAGCTGGTCGTTCTCGATCGGTGGGGCCGGGAGGTTTTCCGCACCGAGGACCCGGAGCAGGGCTGGTCCGGTGACGGGTACGCTCAGAGCCTCTACGTGTACCGGGCCCGGATCAAGGAATGGGGTTCCTTCTCCAAGGAGTACATCGGGCATTTCAGCCTGCTGCGGTAG
- a CDS encoding hotdog fold thioesterase: MRFTAEHAAHAGDLAPGTLVSHLGITFHTDEEGRLCASMPVDGRTQQPMGLLHGGATAALAETLGSVGSALLVVPEGRGAVGIELNVNHLKGVRSGEVVATGELLHAGRTTHVWDIRVRNQAMELCAVCRLTILIIEQR, encoded by the coding sequence ATGCGCTTCACCGCGGAACATGCCGCACATGCCGGGGACCTTGCGCCCGGAACGCTGGTCTCCCACCTAGGCATCACATTCCACACCGATGAGGAGGGGCGGCTGTGCGCCTCCATGCCCGTGGATGGCCGGACGCAACAGCCCATGGGCCTGCTGCACGGCGGCGCCACAGCGGCCTTGGCAGAGACCTTGGGGAGCGTGGGGTCGGCTCTGCTGGTCGTTCCGGAGGGCCGCGGGGCCGTGGGCATCGAGCTTAACGTCAACCACCTCAAGGGCGTCCGCTCCGGCGAGGTGGTGGCCACCGGCGAACTGCTGCATGCCGGGCGCACCACGCACGTCTGGGACATCCGGGTGCGGAACCAAGCGATGGAGCTCTGCGCGGTATGCCGACTCACCATCCTCATCATCGAGCAGCGGTGA